From the Phoenix dactylifera cultivar Barhee BC4 chromosome 10, palm_55x_up_171113_PBpolish2nd_filt_p, whole genome shotgun sequence genome, one window contains:
- the LOC103722948 gene encoding auxin response factor 2A-like, whose amino-acid sequence MASSEVSVVKGSNGRGESFSSGCSGPNQGASVAMETGPGFAAAPAAGKESEDALYTELWHACAGPLVTVPRVGEKVFYFPQGHMEQVEASTNQVADQQMPIYNLPSKILCRVINVQLKAEPDTDEVFAQVTLLPEKQDDNAVEKETLPPPPPRPRVHSFCKTLTASDTSTHGGFSVLRRHADECLPPLDMCRQPPTQELAAKDLHGVEWRFRHIFRGQPRRHLLQSGWSVFVSSKRLVAGDAFIFLRGENGELRVGVRRAMRQQTNVPSSVISSHSMHLGVLATAWHAVNTGTMFTVYYKPRTSPSEFIVSYDQYMESLKNNHSVGMRFKMRFEGEEAPEQRFIGTIVGIEDADSNRWPGSKWRCLKVRWDETSSISRPERVSPWKIEPALTPPPINPLPMPRSKRPRSNVVPCSPDSSVLTKEAASKINIDPSHSHGTPRVLQGQEVMTLRSSFAENSKSDAAQKPIMWSSSCDEEKTDASVQRRLGSEKWMQMVQHERNYMDMLSGFWPTHDSHGFNSTLFEQNPGDAHFLRSYFQDPEGSRNALPGHWSLMPPNLSYTSNEPSLKMTAQPGEQSYQKAGNIRYVGQVGYSALPGLGIEQHSPNCLAHFLSTSLMENPSQPRVVKPQPSGAAENDVVKPQVSGNCKLFGFHLNSNPTASETVTLQQMNASTHEPEPHTHAAASLNQLQAKEANRYSEPFKVIKSADQTPVGSELEKSFQPCPQTSKDVQSKHSGSARSCTKVHKQGIALGRSVDLTKFNGYDELFAELDRKFEFQGELISPNKNWLVVYTDNEGDMMLVGDDPWHEFCSMVRKIFIYTREEVQRMNPGTLTSRVEESPASSEEITAAKERKGQVPASSAHPESC is encoded by the exons ATGGCGTCGTCGGAGGTGTCGGTCGTGAAGGGGAGTAATGGAAGAGGGGAGAGCTTCTCGTCCGGGTGCAGCGGGCCCAACCAGGGCGCCAGCGTGGCGATGGAGACTGGCCCGGGGTTCGCAGCTGCTCCGGCGGCTGGGAAAG AGTCGGAGGATGCGTTGTATACCGAGCTCTGGCATGCGTGTGCCGGGCCTCTGGTGACGGTTCCTCGCGTGGGGGAGAAGGTCTTCTACTTCCCTCAGGGGCATATGGAACAA GTTGAGGCTTCGACGAATCAGGTAGCGGACCAGCAGATGCCTATCTACAACCTTCCGTCCAAGATCCTTTGCCGGGTGATCAACGTGCAATTGAAG GCCGAGCCGGACACAGATGAGGTGTTTGCCCAAGTGACTTTGCTCCCGGAAAAG CAAGATGACAACGCGGTGGAGAAGGAGACGCTGCCGCCCCCACCGCCACGGCCTCGTGTGCACTCTTTCTGTAAGACCCTAACAGCATCGGATACGAGCACCCATGGTGGGTTCTCGGTGCTGAGAAGGCACGCCGATGAGTGCCTCCCTCCCCTG GATATGTGCCGGCAGCCACCGACTCAAGAGCTGGCGGCAAAGGATTTGCATGGGGTCGAGTGGCGCTTCCGTCACATTTTTCGGG GTCAACCAAGGAGACACCTGCTTCAGAGTGGTTGGAGTGTCTTTGTTAGTTCGAAAAGGCTCGTCGCTGGGGatgcttttattttcttaag AGGTGAGAATGGTGAACTACGTGTTGGAGTGAGACGTGCGATGAGACAACAGACAAATGTTCCCTCTTCAGTCATATCCAGTCACAGTATGCACCTGGGCGTTCTTGCAACTGCATGGCATGCTGTCAACACAGGGACAATGTTCACAGTTTACTATAAACCAAG GACAAGCCCTTCTGAATTCATTGTTTCATATGATCAATATATGGAATCCCTCAAGAACAACCATTCTGTAGGAATGAGGTTCAAAATGAGATTTGAAGGTGAAGAGGCCCCAGAGCAGAG GTTCATTGGAACCATTGTTGGCATAGAAGACGCTGATTCAAACAGGTGGCCTGGATCAAAATGGAGATGTCTTAAG GTGCGGTGGGATGAGACCTCTTCAATTTCTCGTCCAGAGAGAGTTTCTCCTTGGAAAATTGAACCTGCTTTGACCCCTCCTCCAATTAATCCCCTTCCAATGCCTAGATCTAAGAGGCCCCGATCAAATGTTGTGCCATGCTCACCCGATTCATCTGTTCTTACAAAAGAAG CTGCGTCTAAAATCAACATAGACCCTTCCCATTCACATGGAACTCCTAGGGTCTTGCAAGGTCAAGAAGTGATGACCTTGAGAAGCAGTTTTGCTGAAAATAGCAAGTCAGACGCTGCACAGAAGCCTATTATGTGGTCTTCATCATGTGATGAAGAGAAAACTGATGCTTCTGTTCAGAGAAGATTGGGATCAGAAAAGTGGATGCAAATGGTACAGCATGAAAGAAATTATATGGATATGTTGTCAGGATTTTGGCCGACTCATGATTCACATGGATTCAACTCAACATTATTTGAACAGAATCCTGGTGATGCACATTTTTTGAGGAGTTATTTTCAAGATCCAGAAGGAAGTCGCAATGCGCTTCCAGGCCACTGGTCTTTAATGCCTCCAAATTTATCCTATACTTCGAATGAGCCTAGCTTGAAGATGACTGCACAACCTGGTGAGCAATCCTATCAGAAAGCTGGAAATATTAGGTATGTAGGGCAGGTAGGCTATTCTGCACTACCAGGTCTGGGAATTGAACAACACTCTCCAAATTGTTTGGCACATTTTCTGTCAACTTCATTAATGGAGAACCCCTCACAACCAAGGGTGGTGAAACCTCAACCCTCTGGGGCAGCAGAAAATGATGTGGTAAAACCCCAAGTCAGTGGCAACTGCAAGCTCTTCGGTTTTCATCTTAATAGCAACCCGACTGCATCTGAAACAGTAACATTGCAGCAAATGAATGCTTCAACCCATGAGCCAGAGCCACACACTCATGCAGCTGCATCATTGAACCAGCTACAGGCCAAAGAGGCTAACAGATATTCTGAGCCATTCAAAGTTATAAAGTCAGCTGATCAAACTCCAGTAGGTAGTGAGCTGGAAAAAAGTTTTCAGCCTTGCCCACAGACTTCTAAAGACGTGCAGAGCAAGCACAGTGGTTCAGCAAGAAGTTGCACAAAG GTGCATAAGCAGGGAATTGCTCTTGGGAGATCTGTGGACCTTACAAAGTTCAATGGCTACGATGAATTGTTTGCTGAGTTAGATCGGAAGTTTGAATTTCAGGGTGAATTGATTTCTCCCAACAAAAATTGGCTGGTTGTGTATACTGATAATGAGGGTGATATGATGCTTGTTGGAGATGATCCTTGGCA TGAATTCTGCAGCATGGTTCGCAAGATTTTCATCTACACACGAgaggaggtccagaggatgaaTCCAGGAACACTAACCTCCAGAGTTGAAGAGAGTCCAGCTTCTTCCGAGGAAATAACAGCTGCTAAAGAAAGAAAGGGTCAGGTGCCTGCATCTTCAGCTCATCCAGAGAGCTGCTAA